A genomic region of Methylobacterium durans contains the following coding sequences:
- a CDS encoding DUF1467 family protein: MHALSRSTPLTVAAVMVLASGFVALAVSLFKLTIGGAAALYFVLWWTLLFAILPIRNQPETRPEHIVPGQDPGAPALPRLREKAIWTSLFAGGAFLAALAVFPLAGL; this comes from the coding sequence ATGCACGCGCTGAGCCGCTCGACGCCGCTCACCGTCGCGGCCGTGATGGTGCTGGCCAGCGGCTTCGTGGCGCTGGCCGTGAGCCTGTTCAAGCTCACGATCGGCGGTGCGGCCGCCCTCTACTTCGTGCTGTGGTGGACGCTGCTCTTCGCAATCCTGCCCATCCGCAACCAGCCCGAGACCCGGCCCGAGCACATCGTGCCGGGCCAGGATCCCGGCGCGCCGGCCCTGCCGCGGCTGCGCGAGAAGGCGATCTGGACGAGCCTGTTCGCGGGCGGGGCCTTCCTCGC
- the mce gene encoding methylmalonyl-CoA epimerase, producing MIGRLNHVAIAVRDLAAASAVYRDTLGAKLSEPLPQPEHGVTVVFVELPNSKIELMEPLGEGSPIESFVERNPGGGIHHVCYEVDDIIAARDRLKGQGARVLGTGEPRIGAHGKPVLFLHPKDFLGTLVELEQV from the coding sequence ATGATCGGGCGGCTCAACCACGTGGCCATCGCGGTGCGCGATCTCGCAGCGGCTTCGGCCGTCTACCGGGACACGCTCGGCGCCAAGCTCTCCGAGCCGCTGCCGCAGCCCGAGCACGGCGTCACCGTCGTGTTCGTGGAGCTGCCCAACAGCAAGATCGAGCTGATGGAGCCGCTGGGCGAGGGCTCGCCGATCGAGAGCTTCGTCGAGCGCAATCCGGGCGGCGGCATCCACCACGTCTGCTACGAGGTGGACGACATCATCGCGGCCCGGGACCGCCTCAAGGGCCAGGGCGCGCGGGTGCTCGGCACCGGCGAGCCGCGCATCGGCGCGCACGGCAAGCCCGTGCTGTTCCTGCACCCCAAGGACTTCCTCGGCACCCTCGTCGAGCTGGAGCAGGTCTGA